TCTGTTCATCCTAAACTATTGTTTTTGGATACTTGTGTACCTAATATTTAAATGTGTCATTAATGCTTCAGATCCTTTGACAGAATCATGTTGATCGGAATGCTGATATCACACTTTCATGTGTCCCAGTTGGTGAGAGGTCTGTTAGAAAGCTTTACTTGTCAATCAACAACTCGCTTTAAATCATGTTCTACCTGCTACTTGTTATTTCAGTTGTTCTTACTATTGGATTCCTTTACCAAAATTGAGAGAAACTTCCTATTGGATTTCATGAATGCCGGTTTTCAATGTGATGGGAGAGGGAGGAGTCAACAAGTGacaagaaattttcttttagatATTTTGTAGATTCAAATGTATTTTTGGGTTATAATTAGATTTGAAAGTCTTATCTATTTCGCATCAAATGGTTTTGCTTGGCAGCCGTGCTTCAGAATTTGGACTTGTGAAGATTGACAGCAGAGGCAAAGTGGTCCAGTTTTCTGAAAAACCCAAAGGTTCTGATCTGAAGGCAATGGTGAGCATGTGAATTGATAAACCTGCTTTCTGAtctgaaatttcttttttcttttgcaaaagGTTGTTTTTCAAGTTCAAGCCTATttctgtgtgaaatttatctgCCAGTTCTGCAGCTAGTAATCCAAACATCATAGCTAAAAGAGACTTTTTGTTTGCAACTTACCCCTTGTATTTTTAGATACGCTGCAAAAGCTGCTGCTTACTTTAGTAGCTATTATACATGGGTAACTATTATTTCCTTACCTCATTTTTTTGGAGGCACTCGAGGTTTCAAAAGctaaattaaaagatttgaAAAGTATAAGATACACACCTCTGTTCGTGAAAGCCGTCAATTCAAATTGTCAGGCTATTTCAATATACAactgttttttaattttttgtcttTCACTGCAGCATGTGGATACTACCATCCTGGGTTTGTCTCCACAAGAAGCATTCAAATCTCCTTATATTGCTTCGATGGGAGTTTATGTATTTAAGACAGATGCACTGCTGCAGCTTTTGAAATGGAGGTATCCTACATCGAATGACTTTGGATCTGAAATCATACCTTCAGTTGTTAAGGAGCGTAATGTCAGAGTAAGCCAACtaactttcaaattttgctCTGTGCATATAAGTAACCGACCACGTTTCACTTTTTGTCTTCAGAAAAATACCCATCCATGACCATGGGCATCATTTTTACAGGCTTATATATTCAGAGACTACTGGGAGGATATAGGAACAATTAAATCTTTCTATGAATCTAACTTAGCCCTGACAGATGAGGTTTGTCTGTTTGTCGTTCTCTTGCCTCTTTCACAAGTATTTAAGTCATTTTGAAATCTAAATTTCTGTTTGTGATTTCAATGTTTTGATACATCCCAAAATATTTGTTTGAAGAGATTGAATTCATGCCTGGGCCCAAATGGAAATCTGAAATTAGCTCTTCATATGTCTTTGCATATGCTTctgaaagatttaagaaaatgtttcaattgCAGTTCGCaaagtttcaattttatgaCCCAAAGACACCTTTCTTCACATCTCCCCGATTCTTGCCTCCAACCAAGATAGATAAATGCCAGGTAATCTTGTGTATTTGAGCATGACTAACTATAGTTTATGACTTTATGCATCTGGTATCTGATAACTCAAAAACATTTCGCAGATTATGGATTCAATAATCTCACATGGATGCTTCTTGAGAGAGTGTACTGTTGAACATTCTATTGTGGGTGAAAGATCACGTTTAGATTATGGTGTGGAACTGAAGGTTTGATTAATGCTCAGCTACTATGATCATGATGATGCTTATTCATGGCAAACTGGTGACAACAAATATAGACTGGTTTGGTACTTGgtaataaatcatcatttcaacTGCCTTTTACAGGATACCTTCATGATGGGGGCTGACTATTACCAAACTGAGTCAGAAATAGCTTCTCTCCTTGCCGAAGGGAAAGTACCCATCGGTATTGGACAGAATACAAAAATCAGGTATGTTGACATTTTGTAAGTTCAGTTCCTATCATAACATAATTCCTCGTTCAATCCTGACATCTTACTCGGCAAACATGTATGCAGGAATTGCATAATTGACAAGAATGCAAAGATTGGGAAGGATGTGGCCATCCTGAATAAAGATGTAAGCTTAAGCATCTTTTGCTTGCTGGACCAAGTATCAATTCCCAATTTTTggtataataataaaaatagactAATCCAAGGAAATATCATCTATGCATTCTACGAATTCTCAGGGTGTTCAAGAAGCAGACCGACCTGAAGAAGGATTCTACATTCGGGCAGGCATCACCGTAATACTGGAGAAAGCAACAATTAATGATCGTACGGTGATATGATATGATCTCTTGCATCTATGGGGTGCTTGGAAGTTGGTGATGGGCAAGAACCTAGAGATATGACGATTGAACCACCCTTTTTCCGGTGATACCCATTGCAACCGGTGGTTCCAGTACGGAGCTCCAGGGAGCATGAATCGCAACATCTATAGCCTATGTCTAGGAGCCGATGCTTTGTTAGAGTGTTAGTCCATAATAAAACTGGGCTGAGCTTTCCAGTTGCCTCCTCCTGTTTTGCTCGTAGTTTTGCTTATTATACGTAGGATTAATCAATCAAACTTCTTCTGTAACATATCAACACGACACGACGGTAACTGCACAATCATCTCTTGTGCAATTACCTTTTTTGGGTGCGAGAATACAGTTATGGATCCATGTAAATACCCTGAACCACGCCAGAGTTACGCTTATaaagtttcatttatttgagaaaagaaatacTCAAGAGACTTGCAAGAACTGATAGTGTTGTAAAAATTTCTTAATCTGTATATGCGATTGCTAGCGACCCAACAAGAAGTTATGCTCGTTAAAATCAGTCATGAGGCCAGCACAGGGTATCACCAGAAGCATCCCGCGGCACTTTTACAACAAATGGGCTGGAAAATTACCTGATCTTTAACGTGAGCAACTCGGAAAATTAGAAAGGAAGGCAGGATACGCGAGCCATCAATAGATAAAATATCCACAAGCTGAAGGGAAGATCACGATAAATATGCAAAGCAGCAAAATGTCAAATTGTACACCAGTGCAAGTCAAAAAGGTTGTAGTTTAGCTTTAATGAAACTTATCTTCATATTCCCCTCTTTCCATTTTATTAGTCGCGGTTTCAATTTTTATCCATCCCAGAACCCAACTTGTAGGGGAAAACAGACGCAAAAGCAAATTTCAAACGATATAAACAAATCCTTTGATGCGTATATGACGAAGGAAATTTCAAGAATCAGCCATGAAGTCGAAACCCATTCTTCAATGTCAATATCTAGGTggcaaacaagaagaaaagttgaTATGAGAAATATAAATAAGGCGGTTAAAGATTCAGATAGCGTACTAGTGGAGAAGAGAGAAGCCTGCTACAGAAACTTTGGCCAGTGCTGATAATGATCCCAGATCGTCCCTTTGATTCAGCCACGGCCTCCAACTCTTTCTTTCATCACATTCCCATCAACTCCATCTCAGAAATAATCACCACCAAAGTTCCATTCCGGGTACTACATTGCCAATGAATTTCTATCCCACCTTTTCTGCAAGAATTGTTTCGTTCAGTTCTGCTCTATAACTTCTGTCTTGCATGCATAGATGTTACACCATTAAAAATAATACGTTACTTTACAAAGCAACCACCAGTACTAAAGCTTCTCCTTTCTTATTCTACATACCAGCGAAGTACAAAAgaggaaattttaattaaaaaaaaatacagagaCAAAAATGTACTCACTAATGCCATAAGCAGGCTTTCAAACACCACAAGCACCAAAAATTAGACTTGATCAAGAGTAGTAGCTTTCTAGCTATCTCTTCCTCTTCAAAGTAGGACAGAGTCCTTTTTGGATGAATACTTTCATAAACCCCTGGTGTTCCAAACTATAAAAGATCCCCTCCTCCGGAATTCACATGTTTGAAAACCATTCATGGCCTTTCCCATCAGGGCCATAGCAGCAATGCTCGGGCATTGCTTGTCTTGAAGGTCCTCAGATGCCAATTTTGAACTCTGTGGCTTAAAAACCACCATTGCATCAGGCTTCTTTTGTGGCATTCCAGATTGATTATGACACCACCTCCGTATCCAAGACAGCGAGGTCAATGTATCCTTGCCTTTCTTCGCTGCATCCGTGGAGGATGACTCACCATACCTTCTTAAGGCAGTTGCATCATCTAACACCATCAATTCTTTACCAGGTAGTTTACTAACAGTCGGCTCCGAGTTAACCACACTGCCTTTGAGAATTTTTCCTGAAGacaaattgcttttctcatggCGACTTTCCTTACCCATATTTGAGCTCTTTGTACCTAAACTAAAAGATTCCGAAGCACTCAATCTAAGACGCTTAATCCATCGGTTGCTTGGCTCTGGTTTCGAAGAACCACCAGCATAGCAGTCTGATTCAGATTGACTTGGCTGCTCTGCATGGGCAAGGAGTGTTTCCATGTCCAAGCTTTGAGTTCTTGATGAGCTTGGATCCACATTATCTCCAGAAGGTAAAGCAGGCAGCTCCAAGTTGATATCAGGTAGTTTGATACTATGCCGTCTGTGTCCAGCTTCCCCCGTTGAACCGATAATAACTTGAGGTGTTATTAAGCTCATTCTGAGGTCCTGCATAAGCAAAAATTATCACTATTATAGTGAACGACCTCTGCACCATAGTCCTATCTCCACTTTGTTTCAATTTTGTATGTTGGAGGGGGAACCAGAAAAAGCATGGAAGATGAAAgcagaggaagaaagaaagagaggtgGAAGAGAGGAAGACAAGCGCGACAAACTTgaataaaatagaaaacaacTACTTTAGAGGGGAGGGGTGGGtagaaagaggaaaagaagtcAGTTTATGTAAAAGGCTAGACTCTTGGGAGTAAAACAAGAACTTTCTGTCCACTATTTATTGAAAATGCATACACTATGGATCTTCCATGCTTGACGACTACTATGGTCGTGCATTATTGCACACAATAACCTCCTCAAGTTAAATTCTACTAGCAACGGTGATTGAAAGGATTGACTGAGGCCAGGTAACTCCATATCAGCTTTTGGTTGCTTCATTATGCTTTCACGTAATCTCCAATGCGCAGCAGATTACATTCGTTTTGGTAGACTGTAAATGTGGACCAACAGTACCAATTCAATTTAGGTACAACTTAAAGAAGTTGTTAAGACCTCTAACTACCAAGAGAAAGCATATGTTTTGCCACTAATTCCCACATGAAGCAGATGTATTTTGGTATTAACTAATTTGTGAAAAATCCAGATGACTAAGTAGTGATCATCATTCACACTACATACACTTCCTATAAAGTGTATGCAGAAAAGATCTCTCATCTACATGTCAAAATTAACTTTGTTGACAAAAACAAATACAGTGACACGTTTCATGATTAAAAAAGAggactttttttttgggagaaatGATGGTGGATATTCAATTTATCTAGCCAATAAATTCaaaatgaacaagaaaatcACTTCATATAGTTTTCCCTTAATCTTGAAGACCATTGCAATCAAGTTCTAAATTTATCACTTGCAACCTTACTTCCTTCCAGTGGCATGGAAGCACCATCAATTTACTTCAAATTTCTCTGACAAATTATTTTTTGGAAGAAGAAGACAGATCGATCAGCTTACAAAGTAGCACATAACAGCTGAAGAATAGATTGAAAGGAAACAATCTAAAGGCTTGTTTGTCAGAAGAGTCAAATATGTCGAAGATGTACCTTATTTGGTGGAGAAGAGTTTGCACCTGGAACAGTGAAGAAGAGAAATAAACTCAGACAGTAAAAATACATAAGCCTAGTTAGCAATACAACTTCAGACAAACACAATGCTTTAGCTCTCCAGAAAAGCTTCCGACAAGCATCAGATACACATGGTATATATCTATTAATATGAttatcaaaaaatttcaacattAACTAAATGTCATTATTTAAAGGTAATACATACCGAAAAGCTGGTTCTTCTCCTTTAACTCATCCAGATCCATGGTGTCTGTTTCAGCTGATGATTCATTTTTTAGGTTAGAGCCATCTACAACCTTTTTCCCTCCTCTTTTCATGGAATTGCCCAAAGCCTTCAAATCTTCAGCATAAAAGAATCTACCTGAAGTATTCACATCTCCAACATTTTCTTTCCCTTCAGTATCAGTAGATTCACCAAGGGACTGAATCTTTGCCCCTTGTTGACTAGAGAATGGAGATAGACTTTGGAAATTAAAGAATGTATTTCCATTCAATCCAGTGCATTCTCTTGAACTTGTGTacgtttgtttttctttaaatgAGTTAAGGTCAGTCTTCTTTGTTATCAACCAACTTTGAGTTGTCTGAGAAAATCTGGGATGATCTCCATGCAGCGGGACTACAGAGTCCACAGTAGTGCAGATTCTCATGGTCTCGACATCCTGAAGTGACTGTGAAAATTTCCGTAGTGAGTTAGAGCCATGATATAACCTCTGTGGGCTGGTTGGCTCCTGAAGATTGGACCGATTCTGGAAAAGACTGATACCAGATAAATTCTGCATCCTCCGGAATTGTTCTCCACCAAATATTGGCAAGTGATTGTTGCTTGCCCGGGGATCCATTTGGAACAGCGATGCCTTATTCTGCCGCATAAATGAAGTTAAAGATCTCGCAGATTTTGAGTGCCTTTCaactttttcttcacaaaccaAAAACGTTGACTGTCTCTGATAATCAAAGTTTTCACGCTCAAAAACACGCTCTTCAGAAGTTGGCAAAGGCTTGCCCCTTGCCAGTGGAAGCACAGGTATTCTGTCATCCCCATTTTCAATTCCACACTGCACCATGTGATTTGATGATCTAGGCAGTTCTTCTAGAAAAGGCCTTGAAATCACAAAGCTGCTATCTCTAAACACCCGACTAGTTTCTCCAGGTTCTTTGTTAATCTGTAACAGTTCATCAGACCCAGAATCACACTCTCTAGATGGAATTTTGTTAACATCTGGAGTTACTGTGATAGGCGGGAGCATATAGCTGCTCCCAAGAGATAGTGTATGCATATTGGAGTCAAGGTTGCTAGTTATCCGTGGCCTTAATGCTTTCATATCACAAATTTCTTTGCTATTCTTTACAGCTGAAACATTCTCGGCAACTGTGCCTGGACCATCTGTTGGGAAAGATTGAAATGCTAGCTTTTTAGTTCCCAAGGTTGTTGAAGTCGTTCTGAAATTCTCATTTATGAAATTGAAATTTCCAGTTTCAATTCCTCTGGTTTCTTTAGCTGGCGAGTAACTGTTGGACTCTATCGCTTTCTCTCTACTCAACAGATAATCGTTGGCAGCATAAcaattttgtttgtttccaaAAGAAGTAGATGAAATATTATGATTCGGTGTAACACTATCACAACTTCTTCGTGTCCAATGAGACATCCAAACAGAATGGTAAGTGTGTAAAGCTTCACCAGATTTTCCATCACAACCATTGCATACATGAACTAAATGATCTGACATGATGAGTCAACTCACCAACCTGTAAGTACCCCTCAAGAGGTCATGAGGTGTTTACCTAATCAAGACCAGGCAAAGAGAATTGTCAGGCCATCACGAGAAGGTAAGGTTCTAAAACAAACATCTCACATGATCATCATACTTAAGTTAATGCAGATGACTCTACAGAAGTGATAAAGCCACATGTATCAGATGGTGGCTGATTTTCCCCTTGCCACCTCTACTTCGCCCCAAACACACATACAAACaattgggaagaaaaaaaatattaaaaaagaagGGACAGTCTCAGATGCGTTACAGGAATTTTAGACCTTCCTAAAAAGTCGCCATAGATGCATAACCAAAATGTAGAGCTCATGCGGCCATCTCTGTGATAAGATGCTAAAATGAGGTGACAGCTTTACCTACTGAAAACCTTCTTTAACACAAGCTTGAATTTTAGTACTGAAGTCTGAAACCAAAGGCAACTCTTACTTCATCTCAATTTGTATACTtattcttttattacttttggtTGCAAAGAGATAGAAGGTTCTAAAACCATTGCTATAGGCTAAATAAATATTAGTGCTGTTTCCCAAAAACTCCTGATTGTTGACCTGGTTCTAGAATATGGAAAACTACTTCAGATATAACATGGATTTTGTCACATGTAATCATACCACGATTAGTAGCATAGTTTAGCAGTGAGGGTTATGGCGACCAAGAGGTCGCATCATTTACCGCAAGTTCATACATAAGAAGCAGCGTAGTTTTGTGTTGAAGCGATAGATCAAACAATCAAGTGTGCATCAACTACTTCCGTGATCTGCAAGGACGATTAGAACTGATCGAGTTGAGCATATGGGAGAAGTATTTGAATAACAACTACCAGCAAGTGAATATTGGAATGACTTAGCCCATTCTGTACTGGCAACATCCTTGTTACACGActttaaaaaatacaaaacagAGCAAAATGATGCCTGCATTTATGCTACTTACATAATGAGAAATATTAAAACCTACAATTAGCTAAGTGAGTTTAGCTGATTGTTAGCGTGGAAAAAGATTTGCTCTTTTTAACACTGATAAGAATGCGTACAGCCCCAACAACGCCATCTATAGAAATTCCCAGGTAACCCACAAAATTTTGCAAGCCAAGCTGGAGCAAAGAAGGTGAAGGGAGAAAGGGACAAAGATTTTTCCCATATATTACTTTCCACAATCTTCATGTAACGTTCTGGGATATGGGTTTGACTCGAAAGAAGTAAACTCACCTTCGATTTTAGCAGAAGAAATCAAAAGATCCGTTGAACCACCAAGGCTGCCGATTAAGCACGATGAAAGAAAGTTCAAATCCATGAAAGATACAAGAAAAGGAGCTCAAGGATACTGGGAAACAGATCGGAGTGgttgtttcttgaattttgtACTACATAAAGGATAAAACTCAAAGAAAGGACTGAGGAGTAAGGAGGAGAGACGAGAGAGTTATGTGGCCAGGGGAAGAAGCAACCAAAAACCAAGGAGTCAAAGTTACTGCTTGCAGTACTACAAACGGTGTGAACATAAGGTGGAAGAAGAATTAACTATACGCTGCTGGGGACAAGCCCGCGCGCGGTACGCGAGAGTTTTAACCTGTGgtaaaatattttttcaaatgaatttaTAAATGATGCAGTAGAATTAGAACTCTATAATAATATAATAGAGTTCATATTGAATCGGTTGAAGTGCATAAAATTACTACCAGTAAATTGGTCAGATCCATAAATTTGCACAGTAATGGGTTTTATTAAATCGGTTGAAGTGTATGAAATTACAagtaaattggtcaaatcaATAAATTTATGTATGATGGTTcaactatttaaagtaccgcTAAACAGTAACAATTCCAATGAATAAATGCAAGTTCAAACAGATGGAAACAAagtaaattatcaaatcaataatttttttccaattagAGTAAAACGGGCATAATAAAGAACAAGACACTTGCCAACATCGTAATCATTGATATAAAATCTGCATATGCTTATATCAAAATATGTGTTCTTGTAATAAAAACTTGTTTTATCTATTAATCTACACGTACCATCACACATTAACCCAACTGTGTATTCACTAAACAAAAATGCTGACATTTTCGATACATATTGGGGTGGGGTGccggaggggggggggggttggggaAACAACAATTCAAACAAATTCAAGGAAGATATATGCAAATCAAATCTGCTAAAGTTTTACAAACCAATTGAATTCCACTTTTTTGGTGCAAACTATTTTTTCTCATTAAAGAAacaatccaaaattttcttaaacAACAATAAATCAACAATTGACATGTATCAACTGTGAGGCAAAAATTAGATCCTACATTAATCAAGAAATTGCAATGGGCATATAACCCTTTGCTTACAATTTAACCACCTATAACAACGAACATCAGTTTTTGTAAATACAGATAAAAGATGTAAGAAAATTCCTATGATTATACAATAGCTCCTAAGAAAATATTACAATagaaaattcacaatttttacTGTATCAAATAAACACCGAAAActgcaaaaatagaaaaaacaaaTAGGTGCCCTTCCAAGGCAGTCGAACTGGCCTCACTAAGGATTAGTACACCCGAGATCCAGTGTTCGAGCCTTGTAACAAAAATGGGGAATAACCCAACAACCTGAATAAGGGTTGGGGTCTGAAATGGGGTCAGGTCCTTTTCGTTTGTCAAAAAAATAAGCATATCTGTCCTATTACTTGTAACAAAATATAGAGTACCAGCACTTGAACTAAGATTCTTATTAAAAGCCTCTATTATTGCTAAGAAACTTAATAGCACAACAATTATACTTGTAGCGGATTGGAAATAATTCTTCACCTATTGCACATTAAAATTCTATTGAACATAAATCAATTTTTAGAGTTGAATGGACATAACTCTCTAAACAGCCACACCAAAATATGAAATAGAACCAAGAGTGTTGGGTATTAACTATTAAGAGCTTTTTTGAACCAATCATATTCAACGTTAAGAGCCTCCATTAATGCACTTAAAAAGCTGCCCAACAATtataaatgaaaaggaaaaggactGCAATTGGACTTGTGCGTGGTTGCAATGTACGCGTTAAAATTGCTTTAAACATGACTCAATTACTAAATCCAATGCGGCTCACTTTAGTACAAAATTTTACAGATTTCACATAGATGTGAAAATCAATACATAACTTGTTATCAGCACCCCATAAAATTAACTACTCAGGTCCCTGCCCCATTTCCGCCGAGGGCAGAAGAGAAAAGCCCTAGACAGGGAGTCGTATCGTATTATGGGAGTAGTAGATAGACCTGGAACTGCTGTGTTTTGTCTGTTTCCAGCCAAATTCAGCTGACACGAATGCCATTGCTATGTTGAGCCgggaagataaaaaaaaatttcatttatcCATTTAAACAACAGAAAAGAAATAAGACCCCGGCCCTACCTCCTGTGCACTTTTTGGCTTTCTGTGGGCCAGCGGGCCAGGAGAAAatgaatgtagttgtatttgttgtctttttattctttttactAATTATGTCCTCATTGCTGTCTTTATTATTAGTAATAATAAGAAAATGTTCCGTTTTTTAGTCGTCAATATTTTATTGCTTCACATTTGAAACAGTTTTATAGTGTATCATTAGTTAAAAGATCTCAATAAACACGCTCCTTATGTTGACATTTATTAGATTCTACCTTGTGCTATAAAAGTGAACTCaggacaactttttttttttccatttaattGTCACACTGTACCAACTTCAACCGTTTAGAAAATTTATTGATGTGTATATATGTCTGGATAGGGGACGCTCCTAGTCCCCACCTACtatcagaaaagaaagaaaagagaagaaggtTAATTGGAATAATTTAGTGAAAActttaaaatggaaaaaacaaaaagagtttCTATGCATGAGATAGTAAATATGATTAAAAGTGAAACCTAGGGTCCGTTTGGTTggactgaaaatattttccctaggaaaatattttccatcgaaatcattttcttggaaaatcactTCCTTCCCCATAATTTTCCAGTGTTTGGTtattaagtgaaaatattttccgaattccttttttcataattttccgGTGTTTGGTTTgtcaatgaaaatattttctgataTGTTTGTTGATATATTGCAAATATTTTTCTACTCTCAAAACATTCATTTCATTACAAGTTAATTTTAGTTTCTATCCATTATAatcatattatcatttttataaaatatttattcatattacACCATGAATTCTTAAATTTCCCAACTCGAATACAGGGTGGAATTAGGATAGATCTAGATCAAACTAAAAATATTGgatattttgatatttgaaagaaaatgaattctTTCGTCTCAAAATTTAATTAATATTCATTACTTAAATTAAAGTGGTTCTTTCGATCATTCATAGAAAAAAAAGACACTTGTAATCCTAAAAGAACTAAATTGTCAAatcccaccaccaccacctgaCACAAATGCAATCTTTCACATTAGACTTGATTATCACATAAAACATATTAGCAATTGAATTAGAATAGTGTAGGACAGTTTGATATTCTTGCAACGTTGTTTACTTGCCTTAAGTTACTTCTAATTAGTAGAAAGGAGAAAGGAAAATGTCTGGGATATTTTTGAGATGAATGCAAATCCGACTAGAGCTGTTGATTTTATTCTTGTTGTCTGATCTTTCATGGGTTCAAGGGAGAAGAGCAGATAGGTCGTTATGTGTTATAGCACGAGGTTTGATGTCATAATTCAGTACTTCTACAGCAATACTTTAGTTTGCAGGTTGAGTGCAGATACTTTTTATTTATCAATTCAAATTGCTCGGCAAATTATGTGCAACCAAAGTTGTTAAGAATTCCAGTGGAATACCCACTGATATTGTGACTAATATGATTCTGCTGCTGGTGATTCTCTTGCACTGGGGGCGGGTTATCTGGTTATCGGAAATTAACTTCAGGAAAGTTGTTGTGGAAGTCATTTTCCACCCGGCGGCATGAAAACATTTTCCAGCTGAAATCATTTTCCAACCTCTTTTGCTTCCAAACAccagaaattctggaaaactttttcgggaaaatattttcagtccAAACAAACATACCCCTAGTCTATTAACTTTTCATCTTTgtccttgtttggattgcattttttataaaaaaaattactgtaacgatttgataaatataaaataaaaagataacgAAAAAATGTGTTCACAAGAAACGTAATTGCTGTCAATACAGGCCAAACTAATAAAGGGCAACAGAACAAAGGAATCCGTTAACAGTCGTAATAAGCCAATGAATTGGTTAGTGGTGGTGCGGTGTTTCAGAAGAAAAAGAGGGTAGGgttaaattattaaaattaaACCAATCGATAAGGACGACGAGGGCTAATTTAGAAGATGAGACAGGGCCGGGAGATTTCAGATTAGTACGGAGCTGACGAGGAGACCcaataattagaaaaagaaCATATAAAAAATTGCTTGGCTGTTTTGATTGCCACGAACTCGCTTCTTATACCAGACACGTCCTCAATTGCTCATTTGGCTCCTTCCTTGTCCACGTCATTCTCTCCTGTTactctattattattattatatgtcTATTAATTATTATATTTTCTGCCGAGGCGGGAGGGAACCAACTCAGCCTCCCCATTAATTACAGTTTAATCCACAAAACTTGAATTAGCGGGAGTATATTGCAAAGAGACAGCTTAATTTGCCCGGTTCGAAAAGACTTTTACCTGCTCTTGGGGACTTGCGCCCGTCGTCCCCTTGTATGGAACCTAATGAGTGGGAATCAcgcccaaaaaaaattttacaaaccactttttaattaatctttttgtcttttttattattttttaaaactcgTGTGCATCCCATCATTCAAAATGTTTTcataattatctcaaataatttttcatctattgaaaaaattaacaaaattaaataagaaaacgtaaccaaagtaagaaatttaataaaagtAAGCATGTGGCCTATTAAATTAAATGCATTAGCTGGAGCACTTAATAGCAAAATCCCTACGTAATGGCTTTCAATTATCCATTAACCGATAAAGCAATATAGGATGAATAGCAAAAAAATCCCGTGGGCTATTACACCGATTGCATTTTATACCCTAGGGTAATTTAATAGGTAGCTTTCACAAATTCGGTGTCTATGGTAATCATTTgg
This portion of the Coffea arabica cultivar ET-39 chromosome 2e, Coffea Arabica ET-39 HiFi, whole genome shotgun sequence genome encodes:
- the LOC113726294 gene encoding glucose-1-phosphate adenylyltransferase large subunit 1; protein product: MVMDTGFATMKTTAHLATVNGENGIWGERVKGSLNGNFWVNQLAKSLKLDYEKKQKFKPGAAFSVITRETGKETLTIEAPRFERRRADPKNVAAIILGGGAGTQLFPLTSRTATPAVPVGGCYRLIDIPMSNCINSGINKIFVLTQFNSASLNRHIARTYHGNGVNFGDGFVEVLAATQTSGEAGMKWFQGTADAVRQFLWMFEDARNKDIDNILILSGDQLYRMDYMDFVQNHVDRNADITLSCVPVGESRASEFGLVKIDSRGKVVQFSEKPKGSDLKAMHVDTTILGLSPQEAFKSPYIASMGVYVFKTDALLQLLKWRYPTSNDFGSEIIPSVVKERNVRAYIFRDYWEDIGTIKSFYESNLALTDEFAKFQFYDPKTPFFTSPRFLPPTKIDKCQIMDSIISHGCFLRECTVEHSIVGERSRLDYGVELKDTFMMGADYYQTESEIASLLAEGKVPIGIGQNTKIRNCIIDKNAKIGKDVAILNKDGVQEADRPEEGFYIRAGITVILEKATINDRTVI
- the LOC140036757 gene encoding uncharacterized protein, translated to MSDHLVHVCNGCDGKSGEALHTYHSVWMSHWTRRSCDSVTPNHNISSTSFGNKQNCYAANDYLLSREKAIESNSYSPAKETRGIETGNFNFINENFRTTSTTLGTKKLAFQSFPTDGPGTVAENVSAVKNSKEICDMKALRPRITSNLDSNMHTLSLGSSYMLPPITVTPDVNKIPSRECDSGSDELLQINKEPGETSRVFRDSSFVISRPFLEELPRSSNHMVQCGIENGDDRIPVLPLARGKPLPTSEERVFERENFDYQRQSTFLVCEEKVERHSKSARSLTSFMRQNKASLFQMDPRASNNHLPIFGGEQFRRMQNLSGISLFQNRSNLQEPTSPQRLYHGSNSLRKFSQSLQDVETMRICTTVDSVVPLHGDHPRFSQTTQSWLITKKTDLNSFKEKQTYTSSRECTGLNGNTFFNFQSLSPFSSQQGAKIQSLGESTDTEGKENVGDVNTSGRFFYAEDLKALGNSMKRGGKKVVDGSNLKNESSAETDTMDLDELKEKNQLFGANSSPPNKDLRMSLITPQVIIGSTGEAGHRRHSIKLPDINLELPALPSGDNVDPSSSRTQSLDMETLLAHAEQPSQSESDCYAGGSSKPEPSNRWIKRLRLSASESFSLGTKSSNMGKESRHEKSNLSSGKILKGSVVNSEPTVSKLPGKELMVLDDATALRRYGESSSTDAAKKGKDTLTSLSWIRRWCHNQSGMPQKKPDAMVVFKPQSSKLASEDLQDKQCPSIAAMALMGKAMNGFQTCEFRRRGSFIVWNTRGL